A stretch of the Porifericola rhodea genome encodes the following:
- the nqrC gene encoding NADH:ubiquinone reductase (Na(+)-transporting) subunit C translates to MRQSNAYIIIFSAVLTIILGGLISLASVGLKPMQDMQVALDTQKKILGAVTDLGPEDDVPAIYSERVETLVVNAEGEEVTEVEGEPVIAEKVNVASQYDKAPEERLYPVYKFKGENGEVVSYVLPIYGAGLWDDIWGYIALESDLETIRGVVFDHAGETPGLGARITTIEVQERFKGKKIYDDLGELVAVKMVKGESGDPSIYNNNEVDGMSGATITAVGVNDMLRNYLSYYQPYLEKVGKGKNLEKPEAEEQYTDV, encoded by the coding sequence GTGCGACAGTCTAACGCTTATATTATCATATTCTCCGCCGTGCTGACTATCATCCTCGGCGGATTGATCTCACTTGCCTCTGTAGGGCTTAAGCCTATGCAGGATATGCAGGTTGCTCTCGATACTCAGAAAAAAATCTTAGGAGCAGTTACAGACCTGGGACCTGAAGATGATGTGCCAGCTATTTATAGTGAGCGTGTAGAAACTTTAGTGGTAAATGCTGAAGGTGAAGAAGTAACAGAAGTTGAAGGGGAGCCTGTAATAGCAGAAAAGGTAAACGTAGCTTCTCAGTACGACAAAGCTCCGGAAGAGAGACTTTACCCTGTATACAAGTTTAAAGGCGAAAATGGAGAAGTAGTATCATACGTTCTTCCTATTTATGGTGCCGGACTGTGGGATGATATCTGGGGCTATATTGCATTGGAAAGTGATTTGGAAACAATAAGAGGTGTAGTTTTTGATCACGCTGGAGAAACTCCTGGCCTTGGAGCAAGAATCACAACCATTGAAGTTCAGGAAAGATTTAAGGGAAAGAAAATATACGATGACTTAGGGGAGTTAGTAGCTGTTAAGATGGTAAAAGGCGAAAGTGGAGACCCTAGCATTTATAACAATAACGAAGTGGATGGTATGTCAGGAGCAACCATTACTGCAGTAGGTGTAAATGATATGTTGAGAAACTACCTTTCTTACTATCAGCCTTACCTTGAAAAAGTAGGTAAAGGTAAGAATCTGGAAAAGCCTGAAGCAGAAGAGCAATACACTGACGTATAA
- a CDS encoding 4-hydroxy-3-methylbut-2-enyl diphosphate reductase, producing MEVTIDSNSGYCFGVEFAIQMAEDEMTDGNTLYCLGDIVHNDMEVKRLHDKGLRIITREDLSNVSDCKVLIRAHGEPPETYQTALENNIELIDASCPVVLKLQNRVKNAYDQMLEKDGQIVIYGQPGHAEIIGLTGQTGGKAIIILNDEDLEKIDFNRPVTLFSQTTKSTKGFYRIKGMIEERMQEASGQDLKTIAFNANDSICRQVSNREPQLQRFSKEQDVIVFVSSKKSSNGKALYSVCKSENERSYFIANEEELQPEWFEGAQSVGVCGATSTPMWLMENVASAIRNIGENCVASV from the coding sequence ATGGAAGTAACGATTGATAGTAATTCAGGTTATTGTTTCGGTGTTGAGTTTGCCATACAGATGGCTGAAGATGAGATGACAGATGGTAATACACTGTATTGCCTTGGAGATATTGTTCATAATGATATGGAAGTAAAGCGCCTGCACGACAAGGGGCTACGTATCATTACCAGAGAGGATCTCTCCAACGTTTCAGATTGTAAAGTACTGATACGTGCCCACGGAGAGCCCCCTGAAACCTACCAGACAGCCCTTGAAAACAACATAGAACTTATTGACGCCTCTTGCCCGGTGGTACTGAAACTTCAGAACAGGGTAAAGAATGCTTACGATCAAATGCTGGAAAAAGATGGCCAGATTGTAATCTATGGACAGCCCGGCCATGCCGAAATTATTGGACTTACCGGTCAAACCGGCGGAAAGGCTATCATTATTTTAAATGATGAAGACCTGGAAAAAATTGACTTTAACCGCCCGGTTACACTGTTCAGCCAAACTACCAAAAGTACCAAAGGCTTCTACCGTATTAAAGGGATGATAGAAGAGCGTATGCAGGAAGCATCCGGCCAGGATCTTAAAACAATAGCTTTTAATGCCAACGACAGTATTTGCCGTCAGGTATCTAATCGCGAGCCTCAACTACAGCGATTTTCTAAAGAGCAGGACGTAATCGTTTTTGTAAGCAGTAAAAAGAGCTCTAACGGTAAGGCGCTATATAGTGTGTGTAAATCAGAAAATGAAAGAAGCTACTTTATCGCTAATGAAGAAGAGCTACAGCCCGAATGGTTTGAGGGAGCTCAGAGTGTGGGTGTATGCGGCGCTACCTCTACACCTATGTGGCTGATGGAGAACGTAGCCAGCGCTATAAGAAACATAGGAGAGAACTGTGTGGCTTCTGTATGA
- the guaA gene encoding glutamine-hydrolyzing GMP synthase has protein sequence MSEMILIVDFGSQYTQLIARRVRELNVYCEIHPFNHLPSLDSLEAQVKGVILSGSPCSVKDEDAPHIDLQAYLGKLPVLGICYGAQLIAEKHGGEVLPSRIREYGRAKLSKIDTHKDLLKELTQDTQVWMSHGDTINSVPESLEVIAKTPTVAVAAFKIKGQDSYGIQFHPEVTHSVEGKTVLRNFVVHICKCAQDWTPDIFVETTVASLQQEIGNDKVVLGLSGGVDSSVAAMLLHKAIGKNLHCIFVDNGLLRKNEFQDVLASYEDMGLNVSGVDAHEQFYQALAGISDPEEKRKAIGRVFIEVFDAEAHKIKEVKWLGQGTIYPDVIESVSVKGPSATIKSHHNVGGLPEKMHLKVIEPLKTLFKDEVREVGKTLEIPQNILQRHPFPGPGLAIRILGDITEKKVRILQEVDHIFISKLKEENLYNDVWQAGVILLPIQSVGVMGDERTYEGVVSLRAVTSVDGMTADWCHLPYEFLSDVSNEIINNVKGVNRVVYDISSKPPATIEWE, from the coding sequence ATGTCAGAAATGATTCTAATCGTCGATTTTGGTTCTCAGTATACGCAATTAATTGCTCGTAGAGTAAGAGAACTAAACGTGTATTGTGAGATACACCCATTCAATCACCTTCCATCTTTAGATAGCCTGGAAGCACAGGTCAAAGGTGTAATACTTTCAGGCAGCCCCTGCTCTGTAAAGGATGAAGATGCACCTCATATAGACTTGCAGGCATATCTGGGTAAGCTACCGGTGTTGGGTATCTGTTATGGGGCCCAACTGATCGCAGAGAAGCATGGTGGAGAAGTTCTACCTTCGCGCATACGGGAGTATGGCCGGGCTAAGTTGAGCAAAATAGATACGCATAAAGATTTGCTCAAGGAGCTCACACAAGATACTCAAGTGTGGATGTCGCATGGTGATACTATTAACAGTGTACCAGAAAGTTTAGAAGTGATTGCTAAGACGCCCACGGTAGCGGTGGCTGCGTTCAAAATTAAAGGGCAGGATAGTTACGGTATACAGTTTCACCCAGAGGTAACACATTCTGTAGAGGGTAAAACGGTGCTGAGAAACTTTGTAGTGCATATATGTAAGTGTGCTCAGGACTGGACACCAGATATTTTTGTAGAAACTACGGTAGCCAGCTTGCAGCAGGAAATTGGAAATGATAAGGTAGTACTTGGCTTGTCTGGAGGAGTAGACTCATCTGTGGCCGCAATGCTTTTACATAAAGCAATTGGTAAAAATCTGCATTGTATTTTTGTAGATAATGGCCTGCTGCGCAAAAACGAGTTTCAAGACGTATTAGCTTCTTACGAAGATATGGGGCTTAATGTAAGTGGTGTAGATGCTCATGAGCAGTTTTACCAAGCCTTAGCCGGTATTTCAGACCCTGAAGAAAAGCGTAAAGCCATAGGCCGTGTGTTTATTGAAGTTTTTGATGCGGAAGCGCATAAAATAAAAGAAGTGAAATGGCTGGGTCAGGGAACAATCTATCCCGATGTTATTGAATCAGTATCGGTAAAAGGACCTTCAGCTACTATCAAGTCGCACCATAATGTAGGTGGGTTACCCGAAAAGATGCACCTCAAGGTAATAGAGCCTCTTAAAACACTTTTTAAGGATGAGGTGAGAGAAGTGGGTAAAACCCTTGAAATTCCTCAAAACATTTTGCAAAGGCACCCTTTCCCGGGTCCAGGACTTGCCATTCGTATTCTGGGAGATATTACCGAGAAAAAGGTAAGGATATTGCAGGAGGTAGACCACATATTTATCAGTAAGCTTAAGGAAGAAAATCTCTACAACGATGTTTGGCAGGCAGGCGTTATTTTGTTGCCTATACAATCTGTAGGAGTTATGGGTGATGAAAGAACATATGAAGGTGTTGTCAGTTTAAGAGCAGTAACCAGTGTAGACGGTATGACTGCCGACTGGTGCCATTTACCTTATGAGTTCTTAAGTGATGTCTCTAACGAAATCATCAATAACGTAAAAGGGGTCAACAGAGTAGTATACGACATCAGCTCTAAGCCACCTGCTACTATTGAATGGGAGTAG
- a CDS encoding DUF4199 family protein, whose amino-acid sequence METLSKNNVERIGVRYGVLMAFALAGYFLLMKAINLEQNLELRVFNLVILSSFILMAIDRYKKLKGIHLTYLKGVGLGLLTSVVGVFTFATLFLLYITVVDPAFMTVIRENEPFGVHLTPLLVTIAIMIEGVASGFIASFAIMQYYKVSHFVSPHGD is encoded by the coding sequence ATGGAAACTTTATCCAAAAACAATGTTGAGCGTATCGGTGTTAGATATGGTGTGCTGATGGCTTTTGCGTTAGCAGGATATTTTTTGTTAATGAAAGCCATTAATTTGGAACAAAATCTGGAGTTAAGAGTGTTTAACCTTGTGATTTTGTCAAGCTTTATTCTTATGGCTATTGATAGGTATAAGAAATTAAAAGGCATTCACTTAACATATTTGAAAGGAGTTGGCCTTGGCTTATTGACTTCTGTTGTTGGAGTGTTTACTTTTGCAACTTTATTTCTGTTGTATATAACAGTGGTTGACCCGGCATTTATGACAGTGATTAGAGAAAATGAACCCTTTGGTGTTCATCTCACGCCACTTTTGGTAACTATCGCTATCATGATTGAAGGAGTAGCATCAGGATTTATCGCAAGTTTTGCTATTATGCAATACTATAAGGTAAGTCACTTCGTTTCTCCTCATGGTGATTAA
- the cmk gene encoding (d)CMP kinase, translated as MQDIIIALDGYSGCGKSSTAKAVAHTLQYTYLDSGAMYRAVTLYFLRKRVNIDSSVEVKKALQDIQIHFSRSQDKQKNETYLNGENVEEEIRKMEVSEHVSAISAIAEVRQQMVKQQRALGQDKRVVMDGRDIGSNVFPDAELKIFMTADIRVRAERRQKELADKGVKVEVEDIARNLQERDRIDSSRSQNPLVKTADAIEIDTSNLNFDEQVAEVVKLAKEKINA; from the coding sequence ATGCAGGATATAATCATAGCCTTAGATGGCTACTCCGGTTGCGGTAAAAGCTCTACTGCAAAAGCAGTAGCACATACACTTCAATACACCTACCTGGACTCAGGAGCTATGTACCGGGCAGTTACACTGTACTTCCTACGCAAGCGTGTTAATATTGATAGCTCCGTAGAGGTAAAAAAAGCCTTACAGGATATTCAGATTCACTTTTCCAGAAGCCAGGATAAGCAGAAAAATGAAACTTATTTAAACGGTGAAAATGTTGAAGAGGAGATCAGAAAAATGGAAGTTTCTGAGCATGTAAGTGCGATAAGTGCTATAGCAGAAGTTAGGCAGCAAATGGTGAAGCAACAGCGTGCTTTAGGTCAGGATAAACGTGTGGTAATGGATGGCAGGGATATTGGCAGTAATGTCTTTCCGGATGCTGAGCTCAAAATATTTATGACGGCAGATATAAGAGTAAGAGCAGAGAGGCGACAGAAAGAACTGGCAGATAAAGGAGTAAAGGTAGAGGTGGAAGATATAGCACGAAACCTGCAAGAAAGAGACAGGATAGATAGTAGCCGTAGCCAAAACCCATTAGTAAAAACGGCAGATGCCATTGAGATAGATACCAGCAACCTTAATTTTGACGAACAGGTAGCTGAAGTTGTAAAGCTTGCAAAGGAAAAAATTAACGCCTAG
- a CDS encoding DUF502 domain-containing protein, with amino-acid sequence MNRFVSYFFRGLLFVVPIALTMYIIILAISWLDSLIPFKVPGLGMLSILAFITLIGYLASTLLAGPIFNLLEEVLVKVPLINIIYSSLKDLISAFVGDKKKFNQPVLVTLNPEFVVQKPGFITQQDLSQLGLADQVAVYLPHSYNFSGNLYIVPSKYVTPITAASSADIMKFIVSGGVSGLQEVEQRPPKDNKSLQ; translated from the coding sequence ATGAACCGCTTTGTCTCCTACTTTTTCCGAGGGTTACTTTTTGTAGTACCTATTGCCCTCACAATGTATATCATCATATTGGCGATATCCTGGCTGGATAGCCTGATTCCTTTTAAGGTACCCGGCTTAGGTATGCTTAGTATATTAGCTTTTATTACGTTAATCGGCTATCTGGCATCAACGCTTTTAGCAGGGCCAATTTTTAATTTGTTAGAAGAGGTATTAGTTAAAGTTCCTTTAATTAATATCATCTATTCTTCTCTCAAAGATTTAATATCGGCATTTGTAGGAGACAAGAAAAAATTTAATCAGCCTGTATTGGTCACTCTAAACCCTGAGTTTGTAGTGCAAAAGCCCGGTTTTATTACCCAGCAGGACTTAAGTCAACTGGGACTGGCAGATCAGGTAGCGGTATATCTTCCGCACTCGTACAACTTTTCAGGAAATTTATATATAGTACCTTCTAAATATGTGACGCCAATTACAGCGGCTTCAAGCGCGGATATTATGAAATTTATAGTTTCCGGAGGAGTTTCAGGCTTGCAGGAGGTGGAGCAGCGCCCTCCAAAGGATAACAAAAGCCTGCAATAA
- a CDS encoding NADH:ubiquinone reductase (Na(+)-transporting) subunit B: MKAIRDILDKQKPLFEKGGKFEKFYYLFEANETFLFQPNETTPAKGAQVRDANNLKRLMITVVVAMIPCLLFGIYNVGHMHFLATGQTADLGQKIGLGLVVVLPVVLTAYVAGGIVEVIFAVIRRHPINEGFLVTGMLIPLILPPTIPLWQVALASVFAVVIAKEVFGGTGMNVLNVAMTARAFLYFAYPSDMSGDVWYYLGDSQYADGFTGATALGLAAETTLVDGTQEVAATLASTNDGLFSFWNMFVGFIPGSIGETSTLMALVGAIILIATGVGSWKIIVSVFGGALGLGYLLTAFGANEFMMMPAHYHWVMGGLAFGAVFMATDPVSAAHTESGKWVYGALIGVITVIIRVLNPAYPEGIMLAVLFMNVFAPLIDHIVVQSNKKRRLQRATV, translated from the coding sequence ATGAAAGCGATAAGAGACATTTTGGACAAACAGAAGCCACTTTTTGAAAAAGGTGGTAAGTTTGAGAAGTTCTATTACCTCTTTGAGGCTAATGAGACCTTCTTATTTCAGCCTAATGAGACTACCCCAGCTAAGGGAGCACAGGTGCGTGACGCAAATAACCTGAAGAGGTTAATGATTACTGTGGTAGTGGCCATGATTCCCTGCTTATTATTTGGGATATATAATGTAGGACACATGCATTTTCTAGCTACCGGACAAACTGCTGACCTGGGGCAGAAAATAGGTCTGGGACTTGTTGTGGTCCTTCCAGTGGTGTTAACTGCATATGTTGCGGGTGGTATTGTTGAAGTGATTTTTGCTGTCATTCGTCGTCACCCAATCAACGAAGGCTTCCTGGTAACAGGAATGCTTATTCCTTTGATTTTGCCTCCTACCATTCCGCTTTGGCAAGTAGCATTAGCTTCAGTTTTTGCAGTAGTAATTGCAAAAGAGGTATTTGGTGGTACAGGAATGAACGTGCTAAACGTAGCCATGACAGCCAGAGCATTCTTATATTTTGCTTATCCTTCTGATATGTCAGGAGATGTATGGTATTATTTAGGAGATTCTCAGTATGCTGATGGGTTTACTGGAGCTACTGCATTAGGTTTGGCCGCAGAAACTACTTTAGTAGATGGAACTCAGGAAGTAGCTGCTACATTAGCCTCTACCAACGACGGTTTGTTTAGCTTTTGGAATATGTTCGTAGGGTTTATTCCTGGTTCAATAGGAGAAACTTCTACCCTGATGGCTTTAGTAGGAGCAATTATCCTTATTGCTACCGGAGTAGGCAGCTGGAAAATTATTGTAAGTGTATTTGGTGGTGCATTAGGTTTGGGTTACTTACTTACCGCATTTGGTGCTAATGAGTTTATGATGATGCCTGCTCACTACCACTGGGTAATGGGTGGTTTAGCTTTTGGCGCAGTGTTTATGGCTACTGACCCGGTATCGGCAGCGCATACAGAATCAGGAAAATGGGTATATGGCGCTCTCATAGGAGTAATTACAGTAATTATTCGTGTGCTAAACCCTGCTTATCCTGAAGGAATTATGCTGGCAGTACTTTTTATGAATGTATTTGCCCCTCTTATTGACCATATAGTTGTTCAATCCAACAAAAAAAGAAGATTACAACGTGCGACAGTCTAA
- the nqrE gene encoding NADH:ubiquinone reductase (Na(+)-transporting) subunit E, with protein MDLINLGIKAIFIENMVLAYFLGMCSYLAVSKKVSTAVGLGSAVVFVLTMTVPINWILQELVLKEGALTWAGEQFASVDLSFLRFIMFIAVIAAMVQLVEMLIEKVSPSLYGTLGIFLPLIAVNCAILGSSLFMVQRDYTIAEAAVFGFGSGTGFLLAIVALAAIRERLKYSNVPDGLKGLGITMLITGLMGIAFLSFVGISI; from the coding sequence ATGGATCTTATAAACTTAGGAATTAAGGCAATCTTTATTGAAAACATGGTACTCGCCTATTTCTTAGGCATGTGCTCTTACCTTGCTGTATCTAAAAAAGTATCTACAGCTGTAGGTTTGGGTTCAGCGGTAGTATTCGTACTTACCATGACAGTGCCCATTAACTGGATCCTTCAAGAACTTGTATTGAAAGAAGGAGCCCTAACCTGGGCTGGAGAGCAGTTTGCCTCAGTAGACCTTAGCTTTTTGCGCTTTATTATGTTTATCGCGGTAATTGCAGCTATGGTACAGCTGGTAGAAATGTTAATTGAGAAGGTATCGCCTTCACTTTACGGAACATTGGGTATCTTTCTTCCACTAATTGCGGTAAACTGTGCAATCTTAGGTTCTTCACTCTTTATGGTGCAGAGAGATTACACTATCGCTGAAGCTGCCGTATTTGGCTTTGGCTCAGGTACTGGCTTTTTGCTAGCAATTGTAGCTCTTGCAGCTATCCGTGAAAGATTAAAGTACTCCAATGTACCTGATGGACTTAAAGGACTGGGAATTACCATGCTTATCACTGGGCTGATGGGTATTGCATTTCTATCCTTCGTGGGTATCTCTATCTAA
- a CDS encoding Na(+)-translocating NADH-quinone reductase subunit A encodes MSQHIKLKKGFNINLAGKPQKVVGESDRSETFAIKPTDFPGIIRPKVTVREGDIVKAGTPVLFDKKMDQVMYCAPVSGEVVEIVRGEKRKLLAIKILADKEVVYEQHKEHSSTEISGISREEAQEVMLKSGVWPQIIQRPYGIVANPEDTPKAIFVSTFDTHPLAPDYDVLLKNQASYFEAGVEVLKKFTSGKVNLGVNADAEVSPIFSNAKGVQVNKFSGPHPAGNVGVHIHHIDPIGKGDLVWTIDPYGVVQLGKLFLKGVYDASKVIALTGSEVKEPQYYTTYQGACIDKLVDNRIKQDHVRYISGNVLTGEKIDKKGYLGFYHHQLTVIPEGDQYEFLGWLKPTTSKLSFHRALGLLSFLNPKKEFVLTTNTLGEERAFVQTGAFEKVVPMDILPEFLLKAIMAEDYDDMEALGIYEVVEEDLALCEFIDVSKHDIQAIIRDGINLIKATT; translated from the coding sequence ATGTCTCAGCACATCAAACTTAAAAAAGGATTCAACATCAATCTTGCAGGTAAACCGCAAAAAGTAGTTGGCGAATCTGACAGATCAGAAACTTTTGCTATCAAACCCACGGATTTTCCTGGTATAATCCGTCCTAAAGTAACAGTACGTGAAGGAGATATTGTTAAAGCAGGGACTCCGGTTCTCTTTGACAAGAAAATGGATCAGGTAATGTACTGTGCTCCGGTGAGTGGCGAAGTCGTAGAAATCGTAAGAGGAGAAAAACGTAAGCTACTGGCGATCAAAATACTTGCTGATAAAGAAGTTGTGTACGAGCAGCATAAAGAGCACTCGTCTACCGAAATTTCTGGTATCAGCCGTGAAGAAGCACAGGAGGTAATGTTGAAGAGTGGTGTTTGGCCGCAGATAATTCAGCGTCCTTATGGTATCGTCGCTAACCCCGAAGATACCCCTAAAGCAATTTTTGTCTCCACCTTTGATACTCATCCTCTGGCTCCTGACTACGATGTGTTGTTAAAGAACCAGGCTAGCTACTTTGAGGCTGGTGTGGAAGTACTGAAAAAATTTACCTCAGGTAAGGTTAATTTAGGAGTAAATGCCGATGCGGAAGTTTCTCCTATTTTCTCTAACGCTAAGGGAGTTCAGGTAAACAAATTCTCTGGTCCACACCCTGCTGGTAATGTGGGAGTACACATTCATCATATAGACCCTATCGGAAAAGGTGATTTGGTCTGGACTATTGACCCTTATGGTGTAGTGCAACTGGGTAAACTCTTCCTAAAAGGGGTGTACGATGCCTCAAAAGTGATAGCGCTTACTGGTTCAGAAGTAAAAGAGCCGCAATACTATACTACTTATCAGGGAGCCTGCATAGACAAATTAGTGGATAATAGAATTAAGCAGGATCACGTCAGATACATTTCTGGTAACGTACTCACTGGCGAAAAAATAGATAAAAAAGGTTATCTCGGATTTTATCACCATCAGCTTACAGTAATACCTGAAGGCGATCAGTACGAGTTTTTAGGGTGGCTTAAGCCTACCACCAGCAAGTTAAGCTTTCACAGAGCATTAGGATTACTATCATTCCTTAATCCTAAAAAAGAATTTGTGCTTACTACCAATACATTAGGGGAAGAAAGGGCATTTGTTCAAACCGGTGCTTTTGAAAAGGTCGTACCTATGGATATTCTTCCGGAATTTTTATTGAAAGCCATTATGGCAGAAGACTACGACGACATGGAAGCACTCGGTATATACGAAGTGGTAGAAGAAGACCTGGCGCTGTGTGAATTTATTGATGTATCCAAGCACGATATTCAGGCCATTATTCGTGATGGAATTAACTTGATTAAGGCTACTACATAA
- a CDS encoding NADH:ubiquinone reductase (Na(+)-transporting) subunit D: MSTEVADKPVKQKEKSEPLLSKRRRKFIGDPLNDDNPITVQVLGICSALAVTTQLSPTLIMAVSVVFVIVFSNLIISLIRNMIPGRVRIIVQLAVIATLVTLVDQVLKAYFYDAWKTLTVFIGLIITNCIVMGRLEAFAMGNKPYDSVLDGLGSGFGYAWVILAVAFFRELFGSGSLFGFKVFEAIGLENFPTNGLMVSPVGAFMILGIIIWVQRSLSGYVER; encoded by the coding sequence ATGAGCACAGAAGTAGCTGATAAACCAGTAAAACAGAAAGAGAAATCAGAACCCTTACTCTCCAAGAGAAGACGTAAATTCATAGGAGATCCCCTTAATGACGACAACCCCATAACCGTACAGGTATTAGGTATTTGTTCTGCGCTGGCTGTAACTACGCAGCTTAGCCCTACCTTAATTATGGCGGTGTCGGTGGTGTTCGTAATTGTTTTCTCAAACCTTATCATCTCTTTAATCAGAAATATGATACCCGGTAGGGTAAGGATTATCGTGCAGCTGGCGGTAATTGCTACCCTGGTAACCCTCGTAGACCAAGTGCTGAAAGCCTACTTCTATGATGCCTGGAAAACGCTAACGGTATTTATAGGCTTAATCATTACCAACTGTATTGTAATGGGTAGGTTAGAAGCTTTTGCTATGGGTAACAAACCATATGACTCAGTACTTGATGGTTTGGGTAGTGGGTTTGGATATGCCTGGGTAATCTTAGCTGTCGCTTTCTTTAGAGAGCTTTTCGGCTCAGGTTCACTCTTTGGTTTCAAAGTATTTGAAGCAATTGGTTTAGAAAACTTCCCTACCAATGGACTTATGGTTTCGCCAGTAGGTGCATTCATGATTTTGGGTATTATTATTTGGGTACAGCGTAGTCTTAGTGGTTACGTAGAACGATAA